The DNA region TACAGTCAGGGCCAGCAGCCACGGATGTGTGAGACCAGCTCTGAGGTGAGCCCGGGCTCGGCAGTGCCCCACCGCACTCACATGGCCTTCTCTGCGTTGCGAGCCTGCAAGACACAAACAGAGCGGCCTCAGGCACTGCCGGCCCTGCCGGCTCCTCCAGCGCCGCCAGCCTCAGCCGGTCCCCTCCGAGCCCCTCGCCGGGCAGTGGCACCAGGGGACAAGTGCCGAGGggcccctcagccctgcagtcCCCATGGTCCCTCCGTGCCCgggagctgctcagccccagctccacacTCACCACGGTCCCGCCGTGCCCTCCTCAGTCCCTGTCCCGCACTCCCCACGGTCCCGCCGTGCCCTCAGCCCCTGTCCCGCACTCCCCATGGTCCCGCCGTGCCCTCAGTCCTGTCCCGCACTCCCCACGGTCCCGCCGCGCCCTCAGCCCCTGTCCCGCACTCCCCACGGTCCCACCGTGCCCTCAGTCCCTGTCCCGCACTCCCCATGGTCCCGCTGTGCCCTCAGCCCCTCAGTCCCTGTCCCGCACTCCCCATGGTCCCGCCGTGCCCTCAGCTCCTGTCCCGCACTCCCCACGGTCCCACCGTGCCCTCAGCCCCTGTCCCGCACTCCCCACGGTCCCGCTGTGCCCTCAGCCCCTGTCCCGCACTCCCCATGGTCCCGCCGTGCCCTCAGTCCCTGTCCCGCACTCCCCACGGTCCCGCCGTGCCCTCAGGCCCTGTCCCGCACTCCCCACGGTCCCACCGTGCCCTCAGTCCTGTCCCGCACTCCCCATGGTCCCGCCGTGCCCTCAGTCCCTGTCCCGCACTCCCCATGGTCCCGCCGTGCCCTCAGCCCCTGTCCCGCACTCCCCACGGTCCCGCCGTGCCCTCAGTCCCTGTCCCGCACTCCCCATGGTCCCGCTGTGCCCTCAGCCCCTCAGTGCCTGTTCCGCACTCCCCATGGTCCCGCCGTGCCCTCAGTCCCTGTCCCGCACTCCCCATGGTCCCGCTGTGCCCTCAGCCCCTCAGTCCCTGTCCCGCACTCCCCACGGTCCCGCCGTGCCCTCAGTCCCTGTCCCGCACTCCCCACGGTCCCACCGTGCCCTCAGCCCCTGTCCCGCACTCCCCACGGTCCCGCCGTGCCCTCAGTCCCTGTCCCGCACTCACCATGGTCCCGCGATGCCCTCAGTCCCTGTCCCGCACTCCCCACGGTCCCACCGTGCCCTCAGCCCCTGTCCCGCACTCACCATGGTCCCGCGATGCCCTCAGCCCCAGGTCCCGCCGAACGCGCTATGCACAGAGCAGTTCCACGCCCCGGAACTGAACCCTGCCCCGCTCCCCAGTGCGCCTGCGCACTCCGCTCGCGCAGGATTCGGTGACCCCGCGCATGCGCGCCACTGGAGTTGGCGGGGCTGGGATGAGCCGGGAGGGTTCGGGTGCGGGGGAACCTTGGGAACCCcgcagtgccacccctgccatggcaccgACACTGGGatactgccagggatccaggggcagccgcAGTTGCTCTGGGcgccctgtgccaggacctgcccaccctcacatgCAAAGAAGCTCCTTCCAATACCTGATCCAAGCTTCCCCTTTCCGTTTGTACCCACTGCCCCTTGTCCGGTCACTCAATTCCCGACGAACAGTCCTTCTCTGTAACCACTTCATGAGTTTGCCATAAGGAGTGAGGAGATGCCTCAGTGTTAGTGAAAAAGAACATGAGACATATGAAGAATTGATTTTTCCCACGTCTCACAATGTATGAAATCACCACAAGCTTTTCCAGCTCCTGTTCGCTTGGGAAACACTATGAACAGCAGCACCAATGTTCTCACAGAAAGACGACTAAGGAAGAGACAACTctttttgaagtaattttctatttctggaACTTACAGCCTAGTTTGTGTTCCTCAGCtttgaaatctttttttctttgtataaaAATATAGATCTTTTTAGGGGAAAATACCAGTTTGTAATTGTCATTGAAGTCCCAAAGACTTCCAAGTGTTTGCAATCAGAGAGGTCCAAACTTTACTGCTGCTTAACTAAGATAATTGTGTGCAAAAACTTAAATTTGTCCCAGCCTAGCAGGCTGAGCCACCTTGTGCTGTGTATCTGCACTACCCCAGAAGAGCCCAGACatttcactgctgcttccaAAATTACCAGGAATGTTACCCTGACAGTAACTGTAATGATAACAGAGCTACAAGTGCCACTGCCAATTCAGCtgtctccagcacagctgcagatgCCAGTCTGGTACTTCTGTAGGGACAGACACCACAGCCCCCTTCTCAGTGCTACAGCACCCACAGCCTTTGGgactggaaaggaaaacctTTAGTGACAATTCAAACACGAATCCAGCACTCCAGATTCTAGGGGAGCGgccagagctggagcacagccagcagctcagaCACTCCAGGCAAAGCCCAGTCCTCCCACCAGGTGTTAGCACAcccctcctccagctgccttAGGGTGAAGCACTGGTCAGCCAAGAGCCGCTTTACTCTGACTTTACTCACTGAGTGCATGTGAAGAGCCTCTCTATCAGCTCCTTTCTCAGCCTGGTCACTGACCCCCAGTgaaccagcacagggacaggacaagtGCAGAAGCCTTCAGTTCTCAGTGCCACTGTGACAGCTCAAACTCCACTCTGACCTACTCAGAGTTTGGAACTCCCTGCACCTCCAGCAACCTCCTCCTTTAgtgctttttaattaaacacTTGAAGTGCACCAGCACAGATGTAATCAGCCCCCCATCCAGCCCCTACACCCATGAACATGTGCAGACAGGACCTCAGCATGagacagcagaaaagaaaaggcCAAGCTGAACCTCAACATACCCCTTTTAATATGTTGTTTTGCACTGTGTacaggaaaaccaaaaataaacaaaaggaaatttaGCCAaactccccttcctcctccagctttATTGATagtttaaaattacattttctatGTTCTAGGACTTCAATTGCTCTTACCATCTTACTTTAAAAACCGATTACAAGCAAATGAAACTCAGTTGTCTAAGTGATATAGTATACAAAAATAACATCTTGATTTCtgtgaaaatgcatttatttgcaACTCCTGAATAGCTCCAAATTGTTTATGCTATGAGCACTGATGTCTGGGTTTCAGATTGACTTTGAGATATTTATCCAAAAGCTTCCCATTGCGTTCTGTATCTCCAACATTAACATTCACTGACTGAATTACTGTTACTTTAGATTTATTTcagatttctctctctctctcatggCCATTAACAGGCATGTGCATCTTGTTTGTTTACTCCCACTCAGCTATATGCTCTAGGTAGGGCCTGATGCAGATATCACTTGGTGTTAACAGCTACTGAGGTCAGACAATCCAAGGCCattggaataaaataaaagttatgAGGAAGTTTAGACACTTCCAGAATTTCATTCCTCCTGCATAGGATCACTTCCCTGTAACCCAGAGAGGGTTTTTGCTGGTCTGACTCAACTCTTCCCACTCATCAATCCCTATTCACCAGTGGCACGGAAAGGGGGTTCTTTAACAAAGCATTATACATAACACCTCTACCAAACTAAACATAAACATTTTTGTAGTTAAATGCAGAAAGTTGATTTTTCCACCCCTTTCCTCCTTTTACACGGCAAGTAAAGCTCACTGGCCTGGGAGTAGCCTCTATCTGCCAACCTTTGGCCAGTGAAGAGgattcagagaaaaataatacaaCCATCAATCAGAAAAAGGAGGGGcgacaaaggaaaataattaggCTGTAGCTTCAATTGTGCATTCCCGTGCAAGGTGCCCTGACTCGCCGCAGCGGTAGCAGTTGACTTCGCTGGTCTTGCTGCAGTTGATGGCTACATGGCCAGTTTCACCACACCTGCAAAGGCAAAGGTTCTGTCAGAACAGCCACAACACCCACAGGAGCAATCCTCCTCAGTCCAGGACATTGTCTACTTCAGTTTCATGGAACGCTAGTCCTGCATTCAAGGCTTCTGTTCAGAATTCTCTGACATGAAGCAAGTGTGTCTTCAGCAGAGCCATGAACTGTTCCCAAATGATCAACTCACACTAATCACTGTATGTGCCAGAATCACTGTAcatcagccttctgtgttggCAGAGTTTTTCTCCCAATTGTGTCCTGGGTTTTGCCTGTTCCCGATGCTTATGCTTGCAGTTTAGCCTTGTTTTGAGAATAACTAGTTTTAACTCAAATACACCAtgttctctctccttcctccacagcaGGGAATGCTGGTGGGGGTGAAGAATACTGCTCTCAGAACTGTGCTGTTTCTGGTATATGCTGCATTCAAAAACCAGACAACACTCTGAAGAAGATGGCATTTCAAACCAATTTAACACCCACTTCTATTCACTGTTCCCATAAGCAAAGCATCTTCAGTGtgttcctgcaggggctggctgtgccagtcAGCTGGGCAGTGCAGCTGGGGTTTGTTAGCTCTGGCAGAAGACACAGGGTGCCTACCTCTGCCAcagccaagtacctcctgctacCTTCTGCAAAAGGACATGACCCTTTCTGCACAGCTCCAATGACTGAACACCTGCACTGAGTGGCCATCTAGAGATACATAATGGAATCTGTACTCCATCTTGCCAGGAAGTGCTTAAGCCTTAGTTCTGAACAAGAGTAGGTAACAGTTCAAACTGTATTTGCTAACCAAAACCAGAGAATGCATAAAGCACAAGAGGTGCCTCCTGTCAATCCTTACCTATAGCATTTCACTTTGGTGCAGTCTTTTTGAATGTGCCCAAACTCTCCACAAGAATAGCACTTCTGCTCGTCTGCGTGGTCGCAGTCGCGGGCCAGGTGGCCGGGCTTGCCACAGTTGTAGCAgcactgctccctctccctcttggGCTCCTTGCAGTCCTTCGCAATGTGGCCACCTCTACCGCAGTTATAGCAGGCTTCCACAATAAGAAAAACATACCAAACAAGACTATAAAACCTTGGTAGCGTGAGGGGCAGCATGCTACAAACAGGGCACGTGCACTGCTTGTTCCCAAGGAACCCCAGCACCCTTCTCTTCAgccacagagctctgcctgtggcACTGAAGAGATGGAATATTTAGTGATACTTACCATCCTCCTGAAGGTCACAGTCCTTGGCAAGATGGCCAGACTCACCACAGCGGTAACAGATATCCGGCAGAGACGAAGACATGAACTGGAAGCCTGCTTGAAAAgggtaaaagaaaataaacagaagtaAGTATTACATTCAGAATACTTTAAAGAATTAATCCCAAACTGAATTGACAAGTTTGCTTCAATCTCAGAGCCCCCAGCCAAACTCTTAGGTAGAGACAAGTTTTCCTGGTTCCTGTTATCAATTAGATTCTCAACTTCTTCACTcggggctggcagagcctggtTTACCCAGTGcacacagcagccagctggagaTCTGCTGTCCAGAGAAAGAGAacagctgcccagccccactcacCTCTGCCACGGCTCCTCATGCCACGGCCACGGCCCATCCCAGTGGGGCACTCCCGGGCCCAGTGGCCAGTACGGCCACACTTGAAGCACTCGTTGCTGCTCATGGCTGCAGATCACCTGTCTGAACAAGAAAGACGTTTTTGAGCACCTTCTGCTCCCCCAGCCAAAGGCTACTTTAAAATGAGAGATTCAGAGgtttcccagcccctcagcaaAGGCAGTGCAAACCATACAGGACTTCCAGCTAAGTCAGTGCTTTCTTGTACAGTATCTGATCATGATCACTGAAACCACTACAAGGATAGAAGTTTGCCTCCACTTTGCTTTGAGTAAGACAGTTTTGAACAGACAATGTGCTATGTAACTTTTCCTCTAAGTATTTTGTAGGCACCCTTTACTTCAAGAAATTCCAACATGttcagggagagggaaaaagagaaggaaatccCTTAAACTATTGTAGCAGCAGCCTTAAGGTCATTTCCCTTCCAGTAAAGCACCTTCTTCCTTGCTGCTGAGAGTTAAACTCAAAAGCCAGAAACCTAATCTCTACACGTTATTTCCTCCTGGTAGTTGttacattttttcctgaaggatCTGCCTGGCAGCTACAACCTTTATTGAATGGAAGCCAGTGTAGGAATAGGCAGTATTAAAGCTAAAGCTTTCAAAAGCCCTTTAGCTTAACATTTGAAGACTTTAGGTCTTTTATGACCTAAACAGCTTGTAATTAACCTATAGCTCAGGATGCATATGGCACTCCaggtttacattttctttcatgtaaACCTGGAGTGCCATAGATGTTAAGATAGCAGACACTTGCCAACTACATAGAAGGCTAACTGGGCAAAACATCCTTAAAATGCTCTGGATGCATCAGACAGGCAGTTCTGACAGCCCAAACTGGGAATGGAGGTCAGTACTGCATGAAGAGATCCAGCCCACGGTGACAGAGCAGGTTCCAGACTGTGCTCACACTGCCACACCTCCTCTGAGCTGCAGGACACTCACACAACACCTCCAGagccagaaagaaaagaacaaggaaGTTAGACATTTAAACTGGAGCCTTTTTGAAGTGTGCTTAAAGACAAATACATGGCTCTAAAAATATGCATGTCAAGTTTTGTTTTGATGAAGTCTCCTGCAGTTTAAATACCTCACAAACGCTCTCCCAATTCATTCCTTACCCAACAGAAGTACAATCATTATCTGGCATCTTTCACAGTTTACCCGATCCCCCTTCAAGGTAATCCCCCTGTAACCCTGCCGTTTATTCACGTTACAGAATGATTCCCCTCTTCCCAGACCTCCAGCATCCCAGATTACAGGAATGTCCCACAAGCTCAGTCTTGAAGAAAGCCACTACAGGAGCAGTAGAACAACACATGACCTCCAGAAGGAACCAGATTTAGCTCTTAAATACAAAGTGTGCATCTAAACATGAATTGTCATTTAGCTATTTCCAAAGTACCTCAATGTTTCACAAATTTATTGTGGCTTTTTATCCACTCCTCCCTTGAAACAGTTCCTCTCTCTCTGATGGTCTTCTGCAATGGTTATTCCAACCACAGATTTAAAATACAAGAGGTCCATACTCTAGCATGTCATCTCTGTAATCCCACATCTAACTTCCAGCTGGACCAGATGATGGATTTTGCCCTCAAAATGTAAGATGGCCAGGTTAGGGTTAGGAGTGAAAAGCTGCAAGAGGACCTCAGACACATCTAAACAAGGTTAAAGCAACTGGTTGTTGGAGCACTTAGAGAGATTCACTTGATTTCACACACAACTCACTCTTCTCTGCCTCATTTCAGTGTTCAAGATTTCCAATGCCTTCTGaggccagccagggctgagcactgcccgctctgctggcagcagctggcactCCTTGTGCCACTGTTTATTCCTGTTCTCATAGCAACCGTGTTGACACTGCAGAACAggaaaacacaggcacagccaacTGCAGGAACTGGGCTCAGGCACCACAGTGGATGCTGCTTTTCATTTGCAAGAGGGCCAAGATGGGGTCtctgaattttaaatatatatattcttcaCTTCAATACAACTCTTTTAACAGTCCTCACATTAAAGCATTATCAAATGGCAACACAAAATCTgttaaaaagagcaaaatagTAGGCACCAGCTGTAAGAGACCTACAGCACATCTGAAGAGGCTTCACTCCCAACCATGAAGCCGAGACTCCAGCACGAGGTGACAGGACTGGGacctgctggcagtggcccACAggaagcactgacagaaccagcCAGGTTAATGCATGGTAAAAGACAAATGTGTGACAGGTGAGCCAGACCTACTCCAGACACACAGCGGGGGAGCTTTTACACCAAGATTAATGGTAACCTACAGCTAGTGTGTCCTTCTGCCAGTCTGGgtcagcagctgcagaagggaCAAAAGCTCACTCCTCACTGCCTCAAAAGAATGCCAATACAGAAGTTTTACATCTGattcagaggtttttttcctttttaactgcCCCTTCAAAGGGAAAACCTCAagtttctcttcctctgctATACAGCAAATTGGTAAAGATTATACAAACTGAAGCAGAAATCTAAAGTTGAACACCAATCTCTGTGCAAGGATCCTTCTAGAATAAGATTAATTAAAACACCACTATCTTCAGAggcccctgtgcccaccctgagctcaaCAGCAGTGGAAGGTTACAGCTGCCATACAAAGGTGATTACAGAGCATGCTGCTCCATCCTCAGATTCCTTAAACACATCCCAACAGTCTGCCTGAAGTTTCTCTCCATCAGTATTTCCATGTTAAACTTCTGCATCCCTCCTGTAAAGGATCTGGAACTGCAAATGGGTTTACCAGTGAGAGGTGGCTGCAGCTGACACTGGTTTTACTTGCCTGCATCCTGACAAGCCTAACACAGGACAGAATTCCCCAGCAGTGTGAACTGTAAGGATTCAGTTTTCAGAGAAAGCCAACGGCCACCTTCAAGGAGCAACATCCAGAAAAGGCTGGTTCACAGGACAAGCCCTTAAATGGAGAGCCTCCAAGCACTCTGGACACCATTACAGTTTTCAGTTACTttcaagagaaagaaatgagcACTGTAAAAACCACCCAAGTTCAAACACTTCTCTGTTAGTCAATACCCCTCCATTTTGTCATCACAGGCaagtttccagcagctccttttaTCTATCAAGGCCACCTTAAGTAAGCCTTCTGTAAGAGAGCTACCTAAGTCTTCTTGGAAAGTTTTCAGTCCCAGCTATCACTGTTTTCCACAGCTCAGATGTGTTACACAAAGCAGCCTGTCCTGTCTGTCCATGTGTCATCATCCCCTCCCTTCTTACATACCAGAACCAGATTTTTACCTCACCAGGGCAGGAAAAGTGgtaatggaaaagaaattaagactACAGCCTCATCTCATTTCTGAGCCAGGTTAAATTCTGCAAGATACAGCAAGGCACTGCCTCCTCCATTAGCTCCCAAAACTCAAGACTAGTTGTGCTTTCTCACCTCAAACCTTACCTTTCTACAGAAGGGAGAAGGTAGTTAATTTCCCTGAACTCCTCCAAAAGACCTCTGTAACTGCAGCTGGAAGCTGAAACATTATTAAGAATGAATTTTAGACCTTGTTCTGTGTGGTGGCCATACTGCTAAAGAGCAGGGACTGATGACAAAGATCCCTGTGGCACCACAGCACTTTCCTAGGACACATCTCAAGTTTTTGAGTGCAACTTGAGCACCAAACTTTAAAGTGGGAGTTTATTGATGATTCTCCTAGTTGTAGGAGACACCTCTGACACAAGAAGTTTTCTGTCTCATACTCTGTTTTCTGTGGCTTTGCAGTTAATACATATTCAAGACTCTTAAAACAGGAGAGGTGCTATTCATCTCCAGCCTTCATGCATAAGATTCAGCAATATTCAGCTCAGTTTTAGGAGCCCCTTTAGACCTGATGATGTAAAACACTGCCACAAAGCTCCACTGTAACACTCCTCATTTTATATGGCTTTTAGCCTAGATGCCCTCCAAAGAAGTTGTTTTAACAAACTAAAATACAACTAACTTGGGCTCCTCATAGTAAAAAGGAAGCTGAGCTTCACCTCTGAGATAACTCAGGCTTGTTCTGGATACCAGCAGCTCCTTAGGATCCAACAGCCCAAGAGAACAGGGGCGACCCCCCTCACTCTACTTCAGTGCTTCTTCTGACCTAcaaacagcacctgcagccGCTATCAGCAGGACTTCACTCCTCCAGTCAAAGCACAGAGTACATCAAGCCACTGCTCCAGCCAGCACATGCAAAGCCCTccagccaggcagctccagcagaggcaCCCTTTGGAAATCAGCAGGGccttcccaggctgctgtgagcaACCCACAGCACCACACGTGAATTGGACAAGCCAGAGCCCAGCATGATGAAACCCCAACGAGACAGGAAGTACAGCCCTGCAGTCCTCTGGAGCA from Haemorhous mexicanus isolate bHaeMex1 chromosome 11, bHaeMex1.pri, whole genome shotgun sequence includes:
- the CNBP gene encoding CCHC-type zinc finger nucleic acid binding protein isoform X4, which translates into the protein MSSNECFKCGRTGHWARECPTGMGRGRGMRSRGRGFQFMSSSLPDICYRCGESGHLAKDCDLQEDACYNCGRGGHIAKDCKEPKREREQCCYNCGKPGHLARDCDHADEQKCYSCGEFGHIQKDCTKVKCYRCGETGHVAINCSKTSEVNCYRCGESGHLARECTIEATA
- the CNBP gene encoding CCHC-type zinc finger nucleic acid binding protein isoform X2; translation: MSSNECFKCGRTGHWARECPTGMGRGRGMRSRGRAGFQFMSSSLPDICYRCGESGHLAKDCDLQEDACYNCGRGGHIAKDCKEPKREREQCCYNCGKPGHLARDCDHADEQKCYSCGEFGHIQKDCTKVKCYRCGETGHVAINCSKTSEVNCYRCGESGHLARECTIEATA
- the CNBP gene encoding CCHC-type zinc finger nucleic acid binding protein isoform X1 — protein: MSSNECFKCGRTGHWARECPTGMGRGRGMRSRGRAGFQFMSSSLPDICYRCGESGHLAKDCDLQEDEACYNCGRGGHIAKDCKEPKREREQCCYNCGKPGHLARDCDHADEQKCYSCGEFGHIQKDCTKVKCYRCGETGHVAINCSKTSEVNCYRCGESGHLARECTIEATA
- the CNBP gene encoding CCHC-type zinc finger nucleic acid binding protein isoform X3, translating into MSSNECFKCGRTGHWARECPTGMGRGRGMRSRGRGFQFMSSSLPDICYRCGESGHLAKDCDLQEDEACYNCGRGGHIAKDCKEPKREREQCCYNCGKPGHLARDCDHADEQKCYSCGEFGHIQKDCTKVKCYRCGETGHVAINCSKTSEVNCYRCGESGHLARECTIEATA